A DNA window from Streptomyces sp. 71268 contains the following coding sequences:
- a CDS encoding cobalt-precorrin-5B (C(1))-methyltransferase codes for MSDEPVAVGGRQAQLQHTGLRPGWTTGACATAATTAAYTALLGGDFPDPVTITLPKGQRPAFALAAEESGPGWAMAAVVKDAGDDPDVTHGALVRARVRALPPGSGVVFRAGPGVGTVTRAGLPLPVGEPAINPVPRQMMREHVAAVAERLGGSGDVEIEVSVDHGEEIARSTWNPRLGILGGLSILGTTGIVVPYSCSAWIDSIRRGVDVARAAGRRHVAGCTGSTSEKVAVAEHALPEDALLDMGDFAGAVLKYLRRHPVDRLTIAGGFAKLSKLAAGHLDLHSSRSQVDKGFLAELARTGGADEELAAAVATANTGLETVQLCAARGVPLGDLVAEAAREQALGVLRGAPVAVDVICIDRAGTIVGRALPRGPRDG; via the coding sequence GTGAGCGACGAGCCGGTGGCCGTGGGCGGCCGGCAGGCCCAGCTCCAGCACACCGGGCTGCGGCCCGGCTGGACCACGGGCGCGTGCGCCACGGCCGCGACGACGGCCGCGTACACCGCCCTGCTCGGTGGCGACTTCCCGGACCCGGTGACCATCACCCTGCCCAAGGGGCAGCGGCCGGCGTTCGCGCTCGCGGCCGAGGAGTCGGGCCCCGGCTGGGCGATGGCCGCCGTCGTCAAGGACGCCGGGGACGACCCTGACGTCACGCACGGCGCGCTGGTACGCGCGCGGGTACGGGCGCTGCCGCCCGGCTCGGGCGTGGTCTTCCGGGCCGGTCCCGGGGTCGGCACCGTCACCCGCGCCGGCCTGCCGCTGCCGGTCGGCGAGCCCGCGATCAACCCGGTGCCCCGGCAGATGATGCGCGAGCACGTCGCGGCGGTGGCGGAGCGGCTCGGCGGGAGCGGCGACGTCGAGATCGAGGTGTCCGTCGACCACGGCGAGGAGATCGCCCGGAGCACCTGGAACCCGCGCCTTGGCATCCTGGGCGGCCTGTCCATCCTGGGCACGACGGGCATCGTGGTGCCGTACTCGTGCTCCGCGTGGATCGACAGCATCCGGCGCGGGGTGGACGTGGCGCGGGCGGCCGGGCGCCGTCACGTGGCCGGCTGCACCGGCTCGACCTCCGAGAAGGTCGCCGTGGCCGAGCACGCGCTGCCGGAGGACGCGCTGCTCGACATGGGCGACTTCGCCGGCGCGGTGCTCAAGTACCTGCGCCGCCACCCGGTGGACCGGCTCACCATCGCCGGCGGCTTCGCCAAGCTGTCCAAGCTGGCGGCGGGCCACCTGGACCTGCACTCCTCGCGCTCCCAGGTGGACAAGGGGTTCCTGGCCGAACTCGCCCGCACCGGTGGGGCCGACGAGGAGTTGGCGGCGGCGGTCGCGACGGCCAACACGGGGCTGGAGACGGTGCAGTTGTGCGCGGCGCGCGGGGTTCCGCTGGGCGACCTGGTGGCCGAGGCCGCGCGCGAACAGGCCCTCGGGGTGCTGCGCGGCGCGCCGGTGGCGGTGGACGTGATCTGCATCGACCGGGCCGGCACGATCGTGGGCCGCGCCCTCCCACGCGGCCCACGCGACGGTTGA
- a CDS encoding cobalt-precorrin-6A reductase, giving the protein MTAAPHVLILGGTTEARLLAAALAAGDGAGARPPRVTSSLAGRVAAPRMPAGQVRVGGFGGPDGLVRWMREQQVDALIDATHPFAETISFNAARAAATAHVPLLALRRPGWVPGPGDRWHPVASLEAAAGALAGLGERVFLTTGRMGLAAFAHLAEHWFLVRSVDAPDPPAPPRMEVLLARGPFDLAGEAELLRRHRIDVLVTKDSGGQATAAKLTAAREAGLPVVVVRRPPVPAGVPVVNDVPQAARWLRERLG; this is encoded by the coding sequence ATGACCGCGGCACCCCATGTGCTGATCCTCGGCGGCACCACCGAGGCCCGCCTCCTCGCGGCGGCGCTCGCCGCGGGCGACGGCGCCGGAGCGCGCCCGCCGCGCGTGACCAGCTCGCTCGCCGGCCGGGTCGCCGCGCCCCGGATGCCCGCCGGGCAGGTGCGTGTCGGCGGGTTCGGCGGGCCCGACGGGCTGGTCCGCTGGATGCGTGAGCAGCAGGTGGACGCGCTCATCGACGCCACTCATCCTTTCGCCGAGACGATCAGTTTCAACGCCGCCCGGGCGGCGGCCACCGCCCATGTTCCCCTGCTCGCCCTGCGCCGCCCCGGCTGGGTCCCGGGCCCCGGCGACCGCTGGCACCCGGTGGCCTCGCTGGAGGCGGCCGCCGGTGCGCTGGCCGGCCTCGGCGAGCGCGTCTTCCTCACCACCGGGCGGATGGGGCTGGCCGCCTTCGCGCACCTGGCCGAGCACTGGTTCCTGGTCCGCTCGGTGGACGCCCCGGACCCGCCGGCGCCGCCCCGGATGGAGGTCCTGCTCGCCCGTGGGCCCTTCGACCTCGCGGGCGAGGCGGAGCTGCTGCGGCGGCACCGGATCGACGTCCTGGTGACCAAGGACAGTGGCGGCCAGGCCACCGCCGCCAAGCTCACGGCCGCGCGCGAGGCCGGCCTCCCGGTGGTCGTGGTGCGCCGCCCGCCCGTGCCCGCCGGGGTGCCGGTGGTCAACGACGTACCGCAGGCGGCGCGCTGGCTGCGGGAGCGACTCGGCTGA
- a CDS encoding precorrin-2 C(20)-methyltransferase, which translates to MSEQQERAADAPEHGTGRLYGVGLGPGDPSLMTVRAVEVITGADVVAYHSAQHGRSIARAIAERHLRPDHIEERLVYPVTTESTDHPGGYRGAMEDFYAEAAARLAAHLDAGRTVAVLAEGDPLFYGSYMHMHKRLADRYPTEVIPGVTSVSAAAARTGSPLVEAEEVLTILPGTLPEEELAARLAATDSAAVLKLGRTFPTVRRALERSGRLAEARYVERATMGAERTEALADVDPDSVPYFSMALVPSRIGAQRPAPAAGEARRAAEPAISDEAAMSDEPVAGGEVVVVGLGPAGPMWLTPEARGALAAADDLVGYTTYLDRVPVRPGQRRHASDNKVEAVRAEFALDLARRGRRVAVVSSGDPGVFAMATAVLEAASVAPYREVPVRVLPGMTAAHAAAARAGAPLGHDYAVISLSDRLKPWEVIAERLRSAAAADLVLALYNPGSRSRVWQVGKARELLLEHRAPDTPVVLGRDVGGPEESVRVVRLADLDPEQVDMRTILLIGSSQTRTVRRGDGTEVVWTPRYYPQG; encoded by the coding sequence GTGAGCGAGCAGCAGGAGCGGGCGGCCGACGCGCCGGAGCACGGCACGGGCAGGCTGTATGGGGTCGGGCTCGGCCCCGGCGACCCGTCCTTGATGACGGTGCGGGCCGTCGAGGTCATCACCGGCGCCGACGTGGTCGCGTACCACAGCGCCCAGCACGGCCGCAGCATCGCGCGCGCCATCGCCGAGCGGCACCTGCGCCCCGACCACATCGAGGAGCGGCTGGTCTACCCGGTCACCACCGAGTCGACCGACCACCCCGGCGGCTATCGGGGCGCCATGGAGGACTTCTACGCCGAGGCCGCGGCCCGGCTGGCGGCGCACCTGGACGCGGGCCGCACGGTGGCGGTGCTCGCCGAGGGCGATCCGCTGTTCTACGGCTCGTACATGCACATGCACAAGCGGCTCGCGGACCGCTACCCGACGGAGGTCATCCCCGGCGTCACCTCGGTGAGCGCCGCGGCGGCCCGGACCGGCAGCCCGCTGGTGGAGGCCGAGGAGGTGCTGACGATCCTGCCGGGCACGCTGCCCGAGGAGGAGTTGGCGGCCCGTCTGGCCGCCACGGACTCCGCGGCCGTACTCAAGCTGGGACGCACCTTCCCCACCGTGCGACGGGCCCTGGAGCGCTCCGGCCGGCTGGCGGAGGCGCGTTACGTGGAGCGGGCCACGATGGGCGCCGAACGCACCGAGGCGCTGGCGGACGTGGACCCGGACTCGGTGCCGTACTTCTCGATGGCCCTGGTCCCGAGCCGGATCGGCGCCCAGCGCCCGGCCCCGGCCGCCGGCGAGGCGCGGCGCGCGGCGGAGCCCGCGATCAGCGACGAGGCCGCGATGAGCGACGAGCCGGTGGCGGGCGGCGAGGTGGTGGTCGTCGGACTCGGTCCCGCCGGGCCGATGTGGCTGACGCCGGAGGCGCGCGGCGCCCTGGCGGCGGCCGACGACCTGGTCGGCTACACCACCTATCTGGACCGGGTGCCGGTGCGGCCGGGGCAGCGGCGGCACGCGTCGGACAACAAGGTGGAGGCGGTGCGCGCGGAGTTCGCGCTCGACCTCGCCCGGCGCGGGCGACGGGTGGCGGTGGTCTCCTCCGGCGACCCCGGCGTGTTCGCGATGGCGACGGCCGTCCTCGAGGCCGCGTCGGTCGCCCCGTACCGCGAGGTCCCGGTGCGCGTGCTGCCGGGGATGACGGCCGCGCACGCGGCTGCCGCCCGGGCGGGCGCGCCGCTCGGGCACGACTACGCGGTGATCTCGCTGTCCGACCGGCTCAAGCCGTGGGAGGTGATCGCGGAGCGGCTGCGCTCGGCGGCGGCGGCCGACCTGGTCCTCGCGCTCTACAATCCCGGCTCGCGCAGTCGTGTCTGGCAGGTGGGCAAGGCCCGCGAGCTGCTGCTCGAACACCGCGCCCCGGACACGCCGGTGGTGCTCGGCCGCGACGTGGGCGGACCGGAGGAGAGCGTGCGCGTCGTACGGCTGGCCGACCTCGACCCCGAGCAGGTGGACATGCGCACCATTCTGCTGATCGGCTCGTCCCAGACGCGGACGGTGCGCCGGGGGGACGGCACCGAGGTGGTCTGGACACCCCGGTACTACCCGCAGGGCTGA
- a CDS encoding precorrin-8X methylmutase produces MFDYEKDGAAIYRASFATIRAEAALDALPPDVSQVAVRMIHACGMVDLVKDLAYTPNVVAAARAALRAGAPILCDANMVASGVTRKRLPADNEVLCTLADPTVPELARQLGTTRSAAALELWRDRLEGAVVAVGNAPTALFRLLEMIEEGAPRPAAVIGVPVGFIGAAESKEALAGHPAALDHLVVRGRRGGSAMAAAAINAIASEEE; encoded by the coding sequence GTGTTCGACTACGAGAAGGACGGCGCGGCCATCTACCGCGCCTCCTTTGCCACCATCCGCGCCGAGGCCGCGCTGGACGCCCTGCCGCCCGACGTCAGCCAGGTCGCGGTGCGGATGATCCACGCCTGCGGCATGGTCGACCTCGTCAAGGACCTCGCGTACACGCCGAACGTGGTGGCCGCCGCCCGGGCGGCGCTGCGCGCCGGCGCGCCCATCCTGTGTGACGCGAACATGGTCGCCAGCGGCGTCACCCGCAAGCGGCTGCCGGCCGACAACGAGGTGCTGTGCACGCTGGCCGACCCCACGGTCCCGGAGTTGGCACGGCAGTTGGGCACCACGCGCAGCGCCGCCGCCCTGGAGCTGTGGCGCGACCGGCTTGAGGGGGCGGTGGTGGCCGTCGGCAACGCGCCGACGGCGCTGTTCCGCCTGCTGGAGATGATCGAGGAGGGCGCGCCGCGGCCTGCGGCGGTCATCGGCGTGCCGGTCGGCTTCATCGGAGCGGCCGAGTCCAAGGAGGCGCTGGCCGGGCACCCGGCGGCGCTCGACCACCTGGTGGTGCGCGGACGGCGGGGCGGCAGCGCCATGGCCGCCGCCGCGATCAACGCGATAGCGAGCGAGGAAGAGTGA
- the cobN gene encoding cobaltochelatase subunit CobN has protein sequence MILLLSTSDTDLLSARAAQGPVPYRLANPARLSLDDLPALLEGVSLVVVRLLGGVRAWQEGLDLLLAGERPVVVLTGEQAPDAQLMEASTVPVGIAAEAHAYLAHGGPANLDQLARFLSDTVLLTGHGFEPPHAAPTWGPLERTARADASGPVVAVLYYRAHHMSGNTAFVDALCTAIENAGGRPLPLFVASLRAPEPELIEALGAADAVVTTVLAAGGTKPAEASAGGDDESWDAGALAALDVPILQALCLTGTRAAWEENDEGLSPLDSATQVAVPEFDGRLITVPFSFKEVDEDGLPVYAADPERAARVAGIAVRHARLRHVPAADKRLALVLSAYPTKHSRIGNAVGLDTPASAVALLRRLRAEGYDLGPEEGEEALPGLASGNGDELIYALIEAGGHDQEWLTEEQLARNPVRIPAADYRRWYAELPKELRDSVEEHWGPPPGRMFVDTSRDPEGEIVLAALRRGNLLVLIQPPRGFGENPIAIYHDPDLPPSHHYLAAYRWIAAPREDGGFGADAMVHLGKHGNLEWLPGKNAGLSAACAPDAALGDLPLVYPFLVNDPGEGTQAKRRVHATLVDHLVPPMARAESYGDIARLEQLLDEYAAISSMDPAKLPAIRAQIWTLIQAAKLDHDLGLADRPDDDGFDDFLLHVDGWLCEVKDVQIRDGLHVLGSAPAAADRVNLVLAILRARQIWGGTTALPGLREALGYDESANSRIGADEAEERARALVQAMDDADWDIAATETVCATLPADAREDVAAILEFAAREVVPRLARTTDEIDHAVHALGGGFVPAGPSGSPLRGLVNVLPTGRNFYSVDPKAVPSRLAWETGQALADSLLDRYRTDNDGTWPQSVGLSLWGTSAMRTAGDDIAEALALLGVRPTWDEASRRVTGLEPIPLDQLGRPRIDVTLRISGFFRDAFPHVVGLLDDAVRLVAGLDEPAADNHVRAHAQADLAAHGDERRATTRIFGSRPGTYGAGLLQLIDSRDWRTDADLAEVYTVWGGYAYGRGLDGRPAREEMESAYKRIAVAAKNTDTREHDIADSDDYFQYHGGMVATVRALKGTAPAAYIGDSTRPETVRTRTLHEETSRVFRARVVNPRWIEAMRRHGYKGAFELAATVDYLFGYDATTGVVADWMYDKLAQSYLLDPENRAFLEEANPWALHGMAERLLEAESRGLWAEPDQETLAAVRELYLETEGNLEDGADGGDADA, from the coding sequence ATGATCCTTTTGCTGTCGACGTCCGACACCGACCTGCTCAGCGCTCGTGCGGCGCAGGGCCCGGTGCCCTACCGACTCGCCAACCCGGCCCGGCTCAGCCTGGATGACCTGCCCGCCCTCCTGGAGGGCGTCTCCCTCGTCGTGGTCCGCCTGCTCGGCGGCGTACGGGCCTGGCAGGAAGGGCTCGACCTGTTGCTCGCGGGCGAGCGCCCGGTCGTCGTCCTCACCGGCGAACAGGCCCCGGACGCGCAGTTGATGGAAGCGTCCACCGTCCCCGTCGGCATCGCCGCCGAGGCGCACGCCTACCTCGCGCACGGCGGGCCCGCCAACCTCGACCAGCTCGCCCGGTTCCTCTCCGACACCGTGCTGCTCACCGGCCACGGCTTCGAGCCACCGCACGCCGCGCCGACCTGGGGCCCGCTGGAGCGCACCGCGCGCGCCGACGCCAGCGGCCCCGTGGTCGCCGTGCTCTACTACCGCGCCCACCACATGAGCGGCAACACCGCCTTCGTGGACGCGCTGTGCACCGCCATCGAGAACGCCGGCGGGCGGCCCCTGCCGCTGTTCGTCGCCTCGCTGCGGGCCCCCGAACCGGAACTGATCGAGGCACTCGGCGCGGCCGACGCGGTGGTGACCACCGTGCTCGCCGCGGGCGGCACCAAGCCCGCCGAGGCGTCGGCCGGCGGCGACGACGAGTCCTGGGACGCCGGGGCGCTGGCCGCCCTCGACGTGCCCATCCTGCAGGCCCTGTGCCTGACCGGCACCCGCGCCGCCTGGGAGGAGAACGACGAGGGCCTGTCCCCGCTGGACTCCGCCACCCAGGTCGCGGTTCCCGAGTTCGACGGCCGCCTGATCACCGTGCCGTTCTCCTTCAAGGAGGTGGACGAGGACGGGCTGCCGGTGTACGCCGCCGACCCCGAGCGCGCCGCCCGCGTCGCCGGCATCGCCGTACGGCACGCCCGGCTGCGTCACGTACCGGCCGCCGACAAGCGCCTGGCCCTGGTGCTCTCCGCGTACCCGACCAAGCACTCGCGGATCGGCAACGCCGTGGGGCTCGACACCCCCGCCAGCGCCGTCGCCCTGCTGCGCAGGCTGCGCGCCGAGGGTTACGACCTCGGCCCCGAGGAGGGCGAGGAGGCGCTGCCCGGGCTCGCGTCCGGCAACGGCGACGAGTTGATCTACGCCCTGATCGAGGCCGGCGGCCACGACCAGGAGTGGCTCACCGAGGAGCAGTTGGCCCGCAACCCGGTGCGTATCCCCGCCGCCGACTACCGCCGCTGGTACGCCGAGCTGCCCAAGGAACTGCGGGACTCGGTGGAGGAGCACTGGGGCCCGCCGCCCGGCCGGATGTTCGTGGACACCAGCCGCGACCCGGAGGGCGAGATCGTGCTCGCCGCCCTGCGCCGCGGCAACCTGCTCGTCCTCATCCAGCCGCCGCGCGGCTTCGGCGAGAACCCCATCGCCATCTACCACGACCCCGACCTGCCGCCCTCGCACCACTACCTGGCTGCCTACCGCTGGATCGCCGCCCCCCGGGAGGACGGCGGCTTCGGCGCCGACGCCATGGTCCACCTGGGCAAGCACGGCAACCTGGAGTGGCTGCCGGGCAAGAACGCGGGCCTGTCCGCCGCCTGCGCCCCCGACGCCGCGCTCGGCGACCTGCCCCTGGTCTACCCCTTCCTCGTCAACGACCCGGGAGAGGGCACGCAGGCCAAGCGCCGGGTGCACGCGACGCTCGTGGACCACCTGGTGCCGCCGATGGCCCGCGCCGAGTCCTACGGCGACATCGCCCGCCTCGAGCAACTCCTGGACGAGTACGCGGCCATCTCCTCGATGGACCCGGCCAAGCTGCCCGCCATCCGCGCCCAGATCTGGACCCTGATCCAGGCCGCCAAGCTCGACCACGACCTCGGCCTGGCCGACCGGCCCGACGACGACGGGTTCGACGACTTCCTGCTGCACGTCGACGGCTGGCTCTGCGAGGTCAAGGACGTCCAGATCCGCGACGGGCTGCACGTGCTCGGCAGCGCCCCGGCCGCCGCCGACCGGGTCAACCTCGTCCTGGCCATCCTGCGCGCCCGCCAGATCTGGGGCGGCACCACGGCCCTGCCGGGGCTGCGCGAGGCGCTCGGGTACGACGAGTCGGCCAACAGCCGCATCGGCGCCGACGAGGCCGAGGAGCGGGCCAGGGCGCTGGTGCAGGCCATGGACGACGCCGACTGGGACATCGCCGCGACCGAGACGGTCTGCGCGACGCTGCCGGCCGACGCGCGCGAGGACGTCGCGGCCATCCTGGAGTTCGCCGCCCGCGAGGTGGTGCCCCGGCTCGCCCGCACCACCGACGAGATCGACCACGCCGTGCACGCGCTCGGCGGCGGCTTCGTGCCCGCCGGCCCCTCCGGGTCGCCGCTGCGCGGCCTGGTCAACGTGCTCCCCACCGGCCGCAACTTCTACTCCGTCGACCCCAAGGCGGTGCCGAGCCGCCTCGCCTGGGAGACCGGCCAGGCACTCGCCGACTCCCTCCTCGACCGCTACCGCACCGACAACGACGGCACCTGGCCGCAGTCCGTCGGCCTCTCGCTGTGGGGCACCAGCGCCATGCGCACCGCGGGCGACGACATCGCCGAGGCCCTGGCGCTACTCGGTGTCCGCCCCACCTGGGACGAGGCCTCGCGCCGCGTCACGGGCCTGGAACCCATCCCGCTCGACCAACTCGGCCGCCCGCGCATCGACGTGACGCTGCGCATCTCCGGCTTCTTCCGCGACGCGTTCCCGCACGTGGTGGGCCTGCTGGACGACGCCGTACGCCTGGTGGCCGGCCTTGACGAGCCCGCCGCCGACAACCACGTACGCGCCCACGCCCAGGCCGACCTCGCCGCGCACGGCGACGAACGCCGCGCCACCACGCGCATCTTCGGCTCCCGGCCCGGCACCTACGGGGCGGGCCTGCTCCAGCTCATCGACAGCCGCGACTGGCGCACCGACGCCGACCTCGCCGAGGTCTACACCGTCTGGGGCGGCTACGCCTACGGCCGCGGCCTCGACGGCCGCCCCGCGCGCGAGGAGATGGAGAGCGCGTACAAGCGCATCGCGGTCGCGGCGAAGAACACCGACACCCGCGAACACGACATCGCCGACTCCGACGACTACTTCCAGTACCACGGCGGCATGGTGGCCACCGTGCGCGCGCTCAAGGGCACCGCCCCCGCCGCGTACATCGGCGACAGCACCCGCCCGGAGACCGTGCGCACCCGCACCCTGCACGAGGAGACCTCCCGCGTCTTCCGCGCCCGCGTCGTCAACCCCCGCTGGATCGAGGCGATGCGCCGACACGGCTACAAGGGCGCCTTCGAACTCGCCGCCACCGTCGACTACCTCTTCGGCTACGACGCCACCACCGGCGTGGTCGCCGACTGGATGTACGACAAGCTCGCCCAGAGCTACCTGCTCGACCCGGAGAACCGCGCCTTCCTCGAAGAGGCCAACCCCTGGGCCCTGCACGGCATGGCGGAGCGGCTGCTCGAAGCCGAGAGCCGCGGCCTGTGGGCCGAACCCGACCAGGAGACGCTGGCCGCGGTGCGGGAGCTGTACCTGGAGACCGAGGGCAACCTCGAAGACGGCGCGGACGGTGGTGACGCCGATGCCTGA
- a CDS encoding NUDIX domain-containing protein produces MPEQPEQTERPAQAEQLAALESVAWLCVRDGRLLAVRTHGKDRFYLPGGKLEPGESGPRALARELGEELGVRADARELTEAFVIEDEAHGQGGRPLRMTCYTGPATGALQPDREIAELDWFRDRPADTERCAPALRQVLTRLTTDGVLAR; encoded by the coding sequence ATGCCTGAGCAGCCCGAACAGACTGAACGGCCCGCACAGGCCGAGCAACTCGCCGCCCTGGAGTCGGTGGCCTGGCTGTGCGTGCGCGACGGACGCCTGCTGGCCGTCCGCACCCACGGCAAGGACCGCTTCTACCTGCCCGGCGGCAAGCTCGAACCCGGCGAGAGCGGCCCGCGGGCGCTGGCCCGTGAACTCGGCGAGGAACTGGGCGTGCGGGCCGACGCGCGGGAGCTGACCGAGGCGTTCGTCATCGAGGACGAGGCACACGGACAGGGCGGCCGGCCGCTGCGCATGACCTGCTACACCGGCCCGGCCACCGGCGCCCTCCAACCCGACCGCGAGATCGCTGAACTGGACTGGTTCCGGGACCGCCCCGCCGACACGGAGCGCTGCGCCCCGGCGCTGCGACAGGTCCTGACACGGCTGACCACGGACGGCGTCCTGGCGCGCTGA
- a CDS encoding nuclear transport factor 2 family protein yields the protein MPNAEPASLSPLHRLLAERACERLIAAFVRELDLGDPAAVADLFTADGVWEWPDGDRRIEGRDALRAYFGARPADRLSRRVSTNVLVTLVSPTTASATSYFTTYRVDGHGGGMVPARAPVQVGHYEDSFRQVGGRWLLATRTVFLAFAGPTERLAPADHPAPPGRAVPPARP from the coding sequence ATGCCGAATGCCGAGCCCGCCTCCCTCAGCCCCCTTCACCGTCTGCTCGCCGAGCGTGCCTGCGAGCGTCTGATCGCCGCGTTCGTCCGCGAACTCGACCTCGGCGATCCGGCCGCCGTGGCCGACCTCTTCACGGCCGACGGGGTCTGGGAGTGGCCCGACGGCGACCGCAGGATCGAGGGCCGGGACGCGCTGCGGGCCTACTTCGGCGCCCGCCCCGCCGACCGGCTCTCGCGTCGCGTGAGCACGAACGTCCTGGTCACCCTCGTGTCCCCGACGACGGCGAGCGCGACCAGCTACTTCACGACGTACCGCGTCGACGGTCACGGCGGCGGCATGGTGCCCGCGCGCGCTCCGGTGCAGGTAGGGCACTACGAGGACAGCTTCCGACAGGTGGGCGGCCGGTGGTTGCTGGCCACCCGCACCGTCTTCCTGGCCTTCGCCGGGCCGACCGAGCGCCTGGCACCAGCCGACCACCCGGCACCGCCCGGGCGCGCGGTGCCGCCCGCACGGCCGTAG
- a CDS encoding macrolide family glycosyltransferase, with protein MSRQRAHIAMVGIPAVSHVLPSLEIIRELVARGHRVTYANDPAVADLIAPTGAELVAYRSTLPVAENDWPADPVAAMGLFLDDAMRTLPRLRAVYDADPADLYLYDIGGYAARALAERQGRPTVQLSPSHVAWDTFEEEVGAQLRALPGADAYFARFAAWLAECGATTTDAEEFGGRPARAVAMIPRAMQPHADTVDPRIVSFVGPCLGDRADQGSWTRPADAERVLLISLGSAYTRQPDFYRRCLAAFGDLPGWHVVLQVGKYTDPAELGRIPANVEVHAWVPQVAVLRQADAFVTHAGMGGCGEGLDSGVPMIAVPQGADQFANADRLVELGVARRIDTEDATPEALRAALLQLTSDAEVARRLAELRAQAKAEGGTARAADLIEAELPPR; from the coding sequence ATGTCACGCCAGCGTGCCCACATCGCCATGGTCGGCATTCCCGCCGTCAGCCACGTCCTGCCCAGCCTGGAGATCATCCGGGAACTCGTCGCCCGCGGGCACCGGGTCACCTACGCCAACGACCCGGCCGTCGCCGACCTGATCGCCCCCACCGGCGCCGAACTGGTCGCGTACCGCTCGACGCTGCCGGTGGCCGAGAACGACTGGCCGGCCGACCCCGTCGCCGCCATGGGCCTCTTCCTCGACGACGCCATGCGGACGCTGCCGCGACTGCGCGCCGTCTACGACGCGGACCCGGCGGACCTCTACCTGTACGACATCGGCGGCTACGCGGCCCGCGCGCTGGCGGAGCGGCAGGGCCGGCCCACCGTGCAGCTGTCCCCCAGCCACGTCGCCTGGGACACCTTCGAGGAGGAGGTCGGCGCCCAGCTCAGGGCGCTTCCGGGGGCGGACGCCTACTTCGCGCGGTTCGCCGCCTGGCTGGCGGAGTGCGGCGCCACCACGACCGACGCCGAGGAGTTCGGCGGGCGCCCGGCCCGCGCGGTGGCCATGATCCCGCGGGCCATGCAGCCGCACGCCGACACCGTGGACCCGCGGATCGTGAGCTTCGTCGGGCCGTGCCTGGGTGACCGGGCCGACCAGGGCTCCTGGACGCGCCCGGCCGACGCCGAGCGGGTGCTGCTGATCTCGCTCGGCTCGGCCTACACCCGGCAGCCCGACTTCTACCGCCGGTGCCTGGCGGCCTTCGGCGACCTGCCCGGCTGGCACGTCGTGCTTCAGGTCGGGAAGTACACGGACCCCGCCGAGCTGGGGCGGATCCCGGCCAATGTCGAGGTGCACGCGTGGGTGCCGCAGGTGGCCGTGTTGCGGCAGGCCGACGCGTTCGTGACGCACGCCGGGATGGGCGGTTGTGGGGAGGGGCTCGACAGCGGCGTTCCGATGATCGCCGTCCCGCAGGGGGCCGACCAGTTCGCCAACGCCGACCGGCTCGTCGAACTGGGCGTGGCCCGGCGCATCGACACCGAGGACGCCACGCCGGAAGCGCTCCGCGCGGCCCTGCTCCAGCTCACCAGTGACGCCGAGGTCGCCCGCCGCCTCGCCGAGCTGCGGGCCCAGGCCAAGGCGGAGGGCGGCACCGCTCGGGCGGCCGACCTGATCGAGGCGGAGCTCCCGCCGCGCTGA